One genomic segment of Hordeum vulgare subsp. vulgare chromosome 2H, MorexV3_pseudomolecules_assembly, whole genome shotgun sequence includes these proteins:
- the LOC123427670 gene encoding probable cation transporter HKT7 — protein MHIHPPSPNPQHVHTYIVTSNMAGAHRKVCELLYHTRRRSTAALNNVVSLMRSLSGSYAQHHVKERVARWRRALAGRLSPRLGSLLVHVAYFLAVSWLGYLVLAQLRFRAGGEGTRRPGAIDLFFTAVSAATVSSMSTVEMEAFSNGQLLVLTVLMFVGGEVFLSLLGLASKWSRLRKQAVSKSRRVEIHHVAELEMPPVAAAGEFDNPTSMTSTAEEEVSKPLDRFDDTRLRRDAVLSLFFVVLAILLTVHVLGAAAIVAYIFHASSSARRTLRKKALNEWTFAVFTTVSTFSSCGYMPTNENMAVFKRDTGLQLLLVPQALVGNTLFPPLLAACVRAAAAATRRVELKETAKEGEVLTGYYHLLPARRCAMLAATVAGLVAVQVAMLCGMEWGGALRGMSAWEKVSNAVFLAVNSRHTGETTLDISTLAPAILVLFVLMMYLPPYTTWFPFGESSGVKDHPTEETKGLRLLKGTLLSQLSYLAIFVIAICITEREKLKEDPLNFNLLSIVVEVVSAYGNVGFSMGYSCSRQISPDRLCTDRWTGFAGRWSDSGKVILILVMLFGRLKKFSMSAGKAWKLS, from the exons ATGCACATCCATCCCCCAAGTCCCAATCCCCAACACGTCCACACATACATAGTCACATCCAACATGGCCGGAGCTCATCGTAAGGTCTGCGAGCTGTTATACCACACGCGGCGGCGCTCCACGGCCGCGCTCAACAATGTGGTGTCCCTCATGCGCTCGCTCTCCGGGTCATACGCGCAGCACCACGTCAAGGAGCGCGTGGCGCGGTGGCGCCGCGCGCTCGCCGGGCGGTTATCGCCGCGCCTCGGCTCGCTGCTCGTCCACGTCGCCTACTTCCTCGCCGTCTCCTGGCTCGGTTACCTCGTCCTCGCGCAGCTCAGGTTCCGCGCCGGCGGCGAGGGCACGAGGCGGCCAGGCGCCATCGACCTGTTCTTCACCGCCGTCTCGGCCGCGACGGTGTCGAGCATGTCCACCGTCGAGATGGAGGCGTTCTCCAACGGCCAGCTCCTCGTCCTGACCGTGCTCATGTTCGTCGGCGGCGAGGTGTTCTTGTCGCTCCTAGGCCTCGCGTCCAAGTGGTCCAGGCTGAGGAAGCAAGCTGTAAGCAAATCCCGGCGCGTCGAGATCCACCACGTCGCCGAGCTTGAGATGCCGCCGGTCGCCGCTGCTGGCGAATTCGACAACCCAACGTCAATGACGTCGACCGCCGAGGAAGAGGTGAGCAAGCCGTTGGACCGCTTCGATGACACGAGGCTGCGGCGCGACGCGGTGCTGTCGCTCTTCTTCGTCGTGCTCGCCATCCTCCTGACGGTGCACGTCCTCGGCGCCGCCGCCATCGTGGCGTACATCTTCCACGCGTCGTCTTCGGCGAGGCGGACGCTGCGGAAGAAGGCCCTGAACGAGTGGACATTCGCCGTGTTCACGACGGTGTCCACGTTCTCGAGCTGCGGCTACATGCCGACAAACGAGAACATGGCGGTGTTCAAGCGGGACACCGGTCTGCAGCTGCTGCTCGTGCCGCAGGCGCTGGTCGGGAACACGCTGTTCCCGCCGCTGCTGGCCGCGTGCGtgcgcgccgccgccgcggcgACCAGGCGCGTGGAGCTCAAGGAGACGGCGAAGGAGGGCGAGGTGCTGACGGGGTACTACCACCTGCTCCCGGCGCGGCGATGCGCGATGCTGGCGGCGACGGTGGCCGGGCTCGTCGCCGTGCAGGTGGCGATGTTGTGCGGCATGGAGTGGGGCGGCGCGCTGCGCGGGATGAGCGCGTGGGAGAAGGTGTCGAACGCGGTGTTCCTGGCGGTGAACTCCCGGCACACCGGCGAGACGACCCTCGACATCTCCACCCTGGCGCCGGCCATCCTCGTCCTCTTCGTGCTCATGAT GTACCTGCCTCCATACACGACATGGTTTCCATTTGGAGAGAGCTCGGGCGTTAAGGACCATCCCACGGAGGAGACCAAGGGGTTGAGGTTGCTCAAGGGCACGcttctgtcacaactctcctacctcGCCATCTTTGTCATCGCCATCTGCATCACCGAGAGGGAAAAGCTCAAGGAGGATCCCCTCAACTTCAACTTGCTCAGCATTGTCGTCGAAGTCGTCAG CGCTTATGGAAATGTGGGCTTCTCCATGGGCTACAGCTGCAGTAGGCAGATCAGCCCGGACCGGCTGTGCACTGACAGGTGGACCGGCTTTGCTGGGAGGTGGAGCGATTCCGGCAAAGTCATCCTCATTCTTGTCATGCTCTTCGGGAGGCTGAAAAAGTTCAGCATGAGCGCGGGCAAAGCCTGGAAGCTAAGTTAG